From the genome of Rathayibacter sp. VKM Ac-2759, one region includes:
- a CDS encoding ComEC/Rec2 family competence protein, with translation MTGVRGHDLRLLPAALAVWAAAALTGRLPIASVLEWGGVIVAGAWSVAGLALALVVAMRHRRGAGVAGVVVVALAGAALAVTSVVVSVPQRHPPELVAAAESRAAVTALVRVDTAARPLATGGVWFDATALRLDGDAVSAPVRVFLAEPGGRLPVASDVVLEGRADGGGGAVGDDTLLTASAVVERRAPTGVAAVAELLRATFLERAGRLGGDVAGLLPGLATGDTSALDAGLEDDMRTASLTHLTAVSGANCAVVVVGGWTLAALLGAGRRLRTGAALATLAAFVVLVTPEPSVVRAAAMATVVLLARLGRRSGAAVPSLLASVIVLVVLDPGIAGQLGFVLSVLATAGLLLVAEPIARRLGEVLPRPLALVLAVPIAAQAACQPVVLLVDPSVPVYGVLANLLAEPAAPAATGLGLIGCLLAPWWPAAADAAIGLAAVPAWWIASIARAVASWPSPRLAWWPGAGGVLALTVLTVLGLVLVTRSSRLVALRRISALVLAGALVVGGASTVATPLLRSAAIPDDWRIAMCDIGQGDALLLRGDAGVLLVDTGPLPEPLDACLDLLGIDRIALLVLTHYDLDHVGGLEAAVGRVDTALVGPADSPDDERDRRDLESGGASVREAVRGDSGALGSLQWRVLWPERGGTLRGNPASVTLRVDIGADAIGAPLSIAMLGDLGEEEQGRVARLDPGGVDVVKVAHHGSSDQSPALYDALGARIGLISVGAGNDYGHPNPALLALLAERGTEVLRTDLDGTVVLSSRRDGVAVWSSGASVSATAEGLAPVSGSAVAARGSAAGGGRGPGRARFGEGGVRRPGGSPVSGVGGRGYGRRASRP, from the coding sequence GTGACCGGCGTGCGCGGGCACGATCTGCGACTCCTCCCCGCCGCCCTCGCGGTCTGGGCGGCGGCCGCACTCACGGGACGCCTGCCGATCGCGAGTGTTCTCGAGTGGGGCGGAGTGATCGTCGCGGGAGCCTGGAGCGTCGCTGGTCTCGCACTCGCCCTCGTGGTCGCGATGCGTCATCGTCGGGGCGCGGGGGTCGCTGGTGTCGTCGTCGTCGCGCTGGCGGGAGCGGCGCTCGCGGTGACATCGGTCGTGGTCTCCGTGCCGCAGCGGCATCCGCCGGAGCTGGTCGCGGCCGCGGAGTCGCGGGCCGCCGTCACCGCGCTCGTGCGCGTCGACACCGCGGCCCGTCCGCTCGCCACGGGCGGCGTCTGGTTCGACGCGACGGCGCTGCGCCTCGACGGCGACGCGGTCTCGGCGCCGGTGCGCGTCTTCCTCGCCGAGCCGGGCGGCCGGCTGCCCGTCGCCTCCGACGTCGTGCTCGAGGGGCGAGCCGACGGGGGAGGGGGCGCCGTCGGCGACGACACCCTCCTCACGGCGTCGGCCGTCGTCGAGCGGAGGGCCCCGACGGGAGTCGCGGCCGTGGCCGAGCTGCTCCGAGCGACCTTCCTCGAGCGTGCCGGCAGGCTCGGGGGAGACGTCGCAGGCCTCCTGCCCGGGCTCGCGACCGGCGACACCTCAGCACTCGACGCGGGGCTCGAGGACGACATGCGGACGGCGTCTCTGACGCACCTGACCGCGGTCTCCGGGGCGAACTGCGCGGTCGTCGTGGTTGGGGGGTGGACGCTCGCCGCGCTCCTCGGCGCGGGGCGACGCCTCCGGACCGGTGCCGCGCTGGCCACGCTGGCCGCCTTCGTCGTGCTTGTCACTCCCGAGCCGAGCGTCGTGCGCGCAGCGGCGATGGCGACGGTCGTCCTGCTCGCCAGGCTCGGTCGCCGCTCGGGAGCCGCCGTCCCCTCCCTCCTCGCGAGCGTGATCGTCCTCGTCGTCCTCGATCCGGGCATCGCGGGACAGCTCGGATTCGTGCTGTCCGTCCTGGCGACCGCGGGTCTCCTCCTCGTCGCCGAGCCGATCGCGCGTCGGCTCGGCGAGGTGCTGCCCCGCCCGCTCGCGCTCGTGCTCGCGGTGCCGATCGCCGCCCAGGCGGCGTGCCAGCCCGTCGTTCTGCTGGTGGATCCCTCCGTGCCGGTCTACGGCGTGCTCGCCAACCTGCTCGCCGAGCCCGCCGCACCGGCGGCGACCGGCCTCGGTCTGATCGGGTGCCTGCTCGCCCCCTGGTGGCCGGCGGCGGCCGACGCCGCGATCGGTCTCGCGGCGGTGCCGGCGTGGTGGATCGCCTCGATCGCCCGCGCCGTCGCCTCCTGGCCCTCCCCGCGACTCGCCTGGTGGCCGGGGGCGGGCGGAGTGCTCGCGCTCACAGTGCTCACCGTTCTGGGTCTGGTGCTCGTGACCCGCTCCTCCCGGCTCGTGGCACTGCGCAGGATCTCGGCGCTCGTGCTCGCGGGAGCACTGGTGGTCGGCGGCGCGTCGACGGTCGCGACACCCCTGCTCCGCTCCGCCGCGATCCCCGACGACTGGCGGATCGCGATGTGCGACATCGGTCAGGGCGACGCCCTGCTGCTCCGCGGCGACGCCGGCGTCCTCCTGGTCGACACGGGTCCGCTCCCCGAGCCGCTCGACGCCTGCCTCGATCTGCTCGGCATCGACCGCATCGCTCTGCTCGTGCTGACGCACTACGACCTCGACCACGTGGGCGGTCTGGAGGCGGCGGTCGGGCGCGTCGACACCGCGCTGGTCGGACCCGCCGACAGCCCCGACGACGAGCGCGATCGCCGCGATCTCGAGAGCGGAGGCGCGAGTGTCCGCGAGGCCGTGCGGGGCGACTCGGGCGCACTCGGCTCGCTGCAGTGGCGCGTGCTGTGGCCCGAGCGCGGCGGCACCCTGCGCGGCAATCCGGCGAGCGTCACCCTCCGGGTCGACATCGGCGCGGATGCGATCGGTGCGCCGCTCTCGATCGCGATGCTCGGCGACCTGGGGGAGGAGGAGCAGGGGAGGGTCGCCCGTCTCGATCCGGGCGGCGTCGACGTGGTGAAGGTCGCGCATCACGGCTCGTCCGACCAGTCGCCCGCCCTCTACGACGCGCTCGGCGCCCGGATCGGGCTCATCTCCGTCGGCGCGGGCAACGACTACGGCCACCCGAACCCCGCGCTGCTGGCGCTGCTCGCCGAGCGCGGCACCGAGGTGCTCCGGACCGACCTCGACGGCACGGTCGTCCTCTCGTCCCGTCGCGACGGAGTGGCGGTGTGGTCGAGTGGCGCATCGGTCTCCGCGACGGCAGAGGGGCTCGCACCCGTCTCGGGGAGCGCAGTCGCAGCACGTGGGTCAGCGGCCGGGGGCGGTCGTGGGCCCGGGCGCGCTCGATTCGGAGAGGGGGGAGTCCGCCGCCCCGGAGGCTCCCCGGTGAGCGGTGTCGGGGGTCGGGGATACGGTCGGCGAGCGAGCAGACCCTAG
- a CDS encoding ComEA family DNA-binding protein: protein MQQTEATDEEELSALLRRPRRSRPRWRIGLGAAVVLVIAAAVVAVLVAGAQAAGRTRVLPPVGSAAPTVAVSVELLYVHVAGEVEKPGLYLLDPGARVADALAAAGGFTEVADRAAVNLARRLVDGEQLLVPEQGAAPVAGGAPAGGGGGLVSLSTATAAQLEELPEIGPSTAAKIIAYRDANGPFTSVDQLLEVPGIGEKTLEAFRDLVAP, encoded by the coding sequence ATGCAGCAGACCGAGGCGACGGACGAGGAGGAGCTGTCCGCGCTGCTGCGGCGACCACGACGCTCGCGGCCGCGGTGGCGGATCGGGCTCGGGGCGGCGGTCGTGCTGGTGATCGCGGCGGCGGTGGTCGCGGTCCTGGTCGCAGGGGCGCAGGCGGCGGGGCGCACCCGGGTGCTGCCGCCCGTGGGCAGTGCTGCTCCGACGGTCGCCGTGTCCGTCGAGCTGCTCTACGTCCACGTCGCGGGCGAGGTCGAGAAGCCGGGGCTCTACCTCCTCGATCCGGGCGCCCGTGTGGCGGATGCACTCGCGGCGGCGGGAGGCTTCACCGAGGTCGCGGACCGCGCGGCGGTCAATCTCGCCCGGCGGCTGGTCGACGGCGAGCAGCTCCTGGTGCCGGAGCAGGGCGCGGCGCCGGTCGCGGGAGGGGCACCGGCCGGCGGCGGGGGCGGGCTCGTCAGCCTCAGCACCGCGACGGCGGCTCAGCTAGAGGAGCTGCCCGAGATCGGCCCGTCGACCGCGGCGAAGATCATCGCCTACCGCGACGCGAACGGTCCCTTCACCTCCGTCGACCAGCTGCTCGAGGTGCCCGGCATCGGCGAGAAGACGCTCGAGGCGTTCCGCGATCTGGTCGCGCCGTGA